The genomic region ATTTCACCTTCTGTAGCTTCAGAAATTGAAAGAGGAAATCGCTGAAGCTGCAAAGAATCCTCACGGTTTGCTTTCAGAGGCCATTCACTCGGCTGGTTATTCTGGTGCATTGGCTAATCCTCTTTTAGCCTCAGAATCTGCcgtaaatttattaaatggtACAATTTTAGAGGATTTTGTTGCGGTGAGTCTAAGAAAACTTTATCCAATATGCATTTAGTGCCAATTGTGTCTTTGTAGTTAAGATTGTAGCTGATCTTTGATGTATCCTTCTCAATAGTAAGTAAGCTTGGTTTCCTATGATAATGATAGGAAAATTTTGCTGCTTCACGGATGGTACTGGCGGCATCTGGTGTTGAACATGAGGAACTGTTATCCGTTGCAGAACCACTTTTGTCAGACCTTCCCAATGTTCCTCGCCCTCAGGAGCCAAAATCCGTGTATACTGGAGGTGATTATCGTTGTCAGGCCGATTCAGGGGTATGTATCATATGGTTAAATGAGTTttgcttttatatattttcccAGTCTGAGTTGCTACTGATTTTCGATCGTAGGATCAAACTCATTTTGCTCTTGCATTTGAACTTCCTGGTGGTTGGCACAAGGAGAAGGAAGCTATAATTTTGACTGTTCTTCAGGTTTTCAACATTGGATTTCTCTATCTGCTCAGTGTTCTTGTTCCTACtttgttttaacttttaatattGTTCATAAAAACCTTGCTAGGATTGTGCTATATTGCtcgattaattttttattgtattttttctttctccctgCTTAATACAATGATTTCAAGATAGGAAGCAATGATAAATCTAATTATTCTGTAGATTCTAATGGGAGGAGGTGGATCATTTTCAGCTGGCGGCCCTGGAAAAGGAATGTATTCAAGACTATGTAAGTTAATCTTGGTGCACACTCTATCGTTCAGGATATGACATATAGTTGTAGAGTGCATCTCTTCAGTTACAAAATTCTTCTGCGACTAGACActcaatttcttttagttttttagCCATGTTGTTAAAAGTTATCATGAAAGTATTCTGGTTATATTGTGAGCAGATGTTCGTGTCTTGAATGAGTATCCACAAGTTCAGTCGTTTTCAGCATTCAAcaacatttacaaccatacTGGCATATTTGGAATCCAAGCTACTACTGTAAGTCTGCTCTTCAACCTTCCCTTACTGATTATAGTATGGCTCTCTATTCCTATGTCTGTCTTTGTCTATCCCCATATGTTTTCATGTAGCAAGAGCTCAAGTTGATATCTTAACTTTCTTGTATTGGTTTTTTACATTGTTCTGCATAGATTTattggggttttttttttttgttgagttGTTGGAAAAGGGATTTTTGGCTTCCGAATTTTTTGttcccctttctctctctactcttctcttctcttctttattTCATTCTTATTGTCTTTTTTTGCTCTTCTCTTTGGGCACTTGTGATGTTCAAGCCACATTGTTTGGCCAAAAATGATTGGACAATAATGTCTTTGGTTCAGGTTTGATGTGTTATGGGGGGTTTTGGAGATCATATTTGCTTTGGTAGGCTTGAATTAGTAAACTTTTTGGATAGAAATGGAAGGTTGTGACTCATGACAGCATTGAGAGACTAATGCTGTCATCTTCCATGTATAATCATTTTTTGTTCAGTTCTATTTGTTTTTCAACTGTTTATCTCTTCAAAACTATGATTGTGCTGAACTATGCCATACATGAGCTTTCTTCTCCTTGTGCCCAAATGTAATTATTTTGCAAGCTCTCTTTAGATGGTGTCTAGGGGGGGGTTTTGGAGAACATGTTTCCTTTGGTAGATTTAAATTAGGAAACTTTTTGGATAGAAATGGAAGGTCATGACTCATGACAGCAATGAGAGAGTAATGTTATCATTTTCCATGTATAATCATTTTTCGTTCATTTCTATATGATTTTCAACTGTTTGTCTCTTTGAAATTAGTTATGATTCTGCTGAACTATGCTGTACATGAGCTTTCTTCTCCTTGAGCCCAAATGTAATTATTTTGCAAGCTTCTCTTTAGATGGTGACTCACataattaaatcttaatttgCTAGCTGATTTTCATGCCAGCTGTCTATTTGTTAATGCTAGCAATTGGCAGGTTACATGACCTGCATTTGAAACTTTTCTTATTGTAACCTAGTGGCATATATTATTACCTACCTGTTCCCTCAACTCTTTTATTCTTGTCCCTTCACTaaatttattccaaaattctgATTGTGTAGAGACCGTCTGCTTATAATTTCTGCATCATGGTACTATTCTTGATGATACTTATGTTTTTGGACTCAGGGTTCTGATTTTGTACCAACTGCCATTGATGTAGCTGTAAAGGAGCTTATTGCTGTTGCAACACCTGGACAAGGTTGGCCGCTCTTTGTTTCAGCAATTATTTTGTCTTTGCTTGCAACATTCACTCAATGGCCTGTTACTGAAATGCTTTTCATGGTGTTCTTTGCAGTTGACCAGAAACAACTAGACCGTGCTAAACAGTCAACGAAGTCTGCCATTTTGATGAATTTGGAATCCAGAGTATGTAAACTGTTTTCTTTAGTTTCTTTATCGTAGATGAATTTGATTATGCTGGTAAAGGATTCATATTCTCCAGCCAAGTCTTGCTGTTGTTTATGTAAGAGGTGTTCTCTGCAGATGGTTGCTTCGGAAGATATTGGCAAACAAGTCTTGACATACGGTG from Theobroma cacao cultivar B97-61/B2 chromosome 9, Criollo_cocoa_genome_V2, whole genome shotgun sequence harbors:
- the LOC18588477 gene encoding mitochondrial-processing peptidase subunit alpha, with protein sequence MYRTAASSLRALKGRTCCGVPARFASSSAVATTSSSSGGFFSWLTGSQSKSVPPLDFPLPGVALPAPLPDYVEPGKTTITTLPNGLKIASETSTNPAASIGLYVDCGSIYESPVSLGVSHLLERMAFKSTTNRSHLRIVREVEAIGGNVHAGVSREQIGYTFDALKTYVPEMVELLIDCVRNPVFLDWEVNEQLQKLKEEIAEAAKNPHGLLSEAIHSAGYSGALANPLLASESAVNLLNGTILEDFVAENFAASRMVLAASGVEHEELLSVAEPLLSDLPNVPRPQEPKSVYTGGDYRCQADSGDQTHFALAFELPGGWHKEKEAIILTVLQILMGGGGSFSAGGPGKGMYSRLYVRVLNEYPQVQSFSAFNNIYNHTGIFGIQATTGSDFVPTAIDVAVKELIAVATPGQVDQKQLDRAKQSTKSAILMNLESRMVASEDIGKQVLTYGERKPLEYFLKAVDEITLKDISSVAQKLLSSPLTMASYGNVINVPSYDSVSSKFK